Proteins from one Coffea arabica cultivar ET-39 chromosome 8c, Coffea Arabica ET-39 HiFi, whole genome shotgun sequence genomic window:
- the LOC113707389 gene encoding uncharacterized protein isoform X1, producing the protein MDKNNKNRTDLLAAGRKKLQQFRQKKDGKGAKSSGKSSKPGRDANSDAAKSTATSDKVLDEELSVSDAGEVVTSSELNPLNDPVVVDDNVSIVDLSLKVGAGETTLELADEKLRLDDSKHDVEDAKVSVPFEGGGVTDGHENVEFVDSRSLGIFVSEEKSTSCKMQGPVDLSSEVERNEEEQVTDVGAMQEAGSSVSKQTDPGSEIWTQRVVPDAVVHEADRSTQPDDVVASPNVQDGQISDAFGSSSESAQVDSIYKQDAAEVLLGFEDDGLATSFRNNMLKLPSRSDACSISLSQLQEVMKGHENDQFRFVFCSRESLFEMLTSSLGLNGSEFFSFVEKLKQELYLSSFARDASQMQLFEQLELEMQLHNQFEKLVDELSVSSTTIHEVQGQNAILSEELKQCRSECHEFSSEREKLSQQLHASKAEVEEFSARVDNLQNRLEISGGNMSSLASEVADGRNLVASLQVQNENLNGMLSLVMEEKMKVVEDKENFLQENNKMAAELAQSKASLASLQLANVNLSECLASIKEETRKFDEEKEFLACENGKLLSDLSDSNALVQSLQAENASLSGLLAALEDEKRKLHVAQEYLVQENEKLALNIVDSRILVDGLQMELSDITGSLASLIEERNKLEEEKQHLSSKNESGSRELLESKSVLAGLQIEFSKAIRDLEEANLHVEKLSQENVLLRTNIELHIAEMSSPEDTAYKVKDTGGQIIASDDISSQIPRTEESQTAISEFRRTSSESAPDGSLPRQIVMGDPDVSSGSAFWKMHLEANEVLQKLENAIEGMHSILASLSSSSGKYVQSGVSKLIQAFETKTHADDHEVDEVPSSESAETRHLFMQAKQQTKSLQVVLKQMLLLAESASKSFEGERKSRISAEFLNTQLVASCESLKSHCIHFEAENIELVVLCEALKQHICNSQTSISDNIQLKDKMGILEAKISEFQSNLDEICESSDQMVSSFFNQVEMLQKEVGDRGLLVDKEWNSFVDQIVMEVRKLDMSVETLCSITLSNDCQKNLDVGSRIAASVNAAIKAIEGLLEQLKCTERDHQAILSAYSELNLKFNNLQEKNELFINVLDKNYRKLRRVVESCGHVEGTTTGVNNENLLDPGLFNDLLEKMLDEKLQLKSANDKLNSHLVDQVREIDELKRRSFHLDAILELFQNVKEEFLLGSFNVNIADPVPGLESFVYILIQKYKEAKEQVSLAQEKPDLNELQFGYFQEELDHLTFILVQYENENLVLKESWKTVNEDIPAFQAELQERIAELEQSEHRVSSLREKLSIAVTKGKGLIVQRDNLKQSLAETSNQLEKCLQDLQLKDVVIHELETKLQNYSEAGERMEALKSELAYIRNSATALRESFLLKDSILQRIEEILEDLELPEHFHSRDIIEKVDWLAKSITANSPPPTDWDQKSPVGGECYSESGFASVDGWKEETQQNQDLADDFRRRYEELQGKFYGLAEHNEMLEQSLIERNNLVQRWEDILGKIEMPLQLQSLEPEDRIQWLGGALLDTQNHCKSLQQRIDYLDALNGSLTGDLEESQSRISELESAYHSIIVEKECLLKNLETVTDDYHESSEKASQLEIENEKLLKQVTCLQEKLDQKLVDEEHLNHVEAELRRLQDLIHNVLQDSVTDDLEFGSNNMEYLEHLLRKLIDKYSTLLVGNLVADGHVNEKASVSDHEEQTRDSGVTEDVAALSKRLEDTLAEVVHLKEERDSYLEKNQNLVTEVEELDAKRKELQELLNHEEQKSASLREKLNIAVKKGKSLVQQRDNLKQIIDEVNAEVDRLKYEVSQRENSIAEYEQRIMNLSMSHERIKNVEAECASLRDRLSDSEHCLHEKEYMLSLILESLMVIDVGFDSGNPVQKLEAIGKKYLDLNAALDSSMQESRKSKRAAELLLAELNEVQERNDALQEDLVKVARELSEVSREKEFSEAAKFEALAHVEKLSAVQSEEKGHLLAEVSILRSSVDQMQEEISTVNSSLAEVLSKDLEILQNLEVSIKSCLESPSAPSTDARSAIDAFAGIAVGDSGSITFPKSQNKVPTTEIGFIKELLQRHHNSIQEQASHIFEIVKGLYTVVSSLKESSEYGERNLHQIKSILKDKDSELFVAHRNISLLYEACTLSIVEIENRKSQQDGIDFSSKVPWVDLNSQTSVGGNTSTEENILSSEEVIMSVREKLLSVVKDLISRQNEILEDRQMEWKTIVSNLQKELHEKDIQRERISTELVSQIKDAEVIAKNYLQDLRSATTRADDLQIQVNGMDEEHRMLKKRVKELEYQETVSADLQQRVASLTDALAAKDQEIEALMQALDEEESQMEGLSNKILELESDLQKKNLDLENLEASRGRVLKKLSVTVSKFDELHHLSENLLSEVEKLQLQLQERDGEISFLRQEVTRCTNEALTATQMSNKRNPDEVLELLTWLDMTVSRVQARDMPSSDAETNQVREHKELLQKQIESIVSELEELRTVAQNRELLLKGERSRVEELIRKVEFLENALLEKDSQLTMLRHVGDSGQATSPKSEIVEVESLINKRAGSAAPQVRGGRKTNSDQVAIAIDMDPVSGIEDDDDDKAHGFKSLTTSRIVPRFTRPVSDMIDGLWMSCDRTLMRQPTLRLGVIIYWAILHALLATYVV; encoded by the exons ATGGACAAAAATAATAAGAACAGGACCGATCTACTCGCCGCCGGCCGTAAAAAG CTACAACAATTCAGGCAGAAGAAAGATGGTAAAGGGGCTAAATCATCTGGTAAGTCCAGCAAACCTGGACGTGATGCAAACAGTGATGCTGCAAAATCTACAGCAACATCTGACAAAGTTCTTGATGAAGAATTGTCAGTGTCTGATGCTGGTGAAGTTGTTACTTCATCGGAGTTGAATCCTTTAAATGATCCGGTAGTGGTTGATGATAATGTTTCTATTGTTGATCTGTCATTGAAAGTTGGTGCTGGTGAAACAACTTTGGAATTGGCAGATGAGAAGCTGAGATTGGACGATTCTAAACATGATGTTGAAGATGCCAAAGTATCAGTTCCATTTGAAGGTGGAGGTGTTACTGATGGCCATGAAAATGTTGAATTTGTTGATTCAAGAAGTTTGGGTATTTTTGTATCCGAGGAGAAATCTACATCCTGTAAAATGCAAGGGCCTGTTGATTTGTCATCTGAAGTAGAGAGGAACGAGGAAGAGCAGGTAACAGATGTAG GGGCCATGCAGGAAGCTGGCAGTTCAGTTTCAAAGCAAACTGATCCAGGTAGTGAGATATGGACTCAAAGAGTGGTACCTGATGCTGTAGTACATGAAGCTGATCGAAGCACCCAACCAGATGATGTTGTTGCAAGTCCAAATGTTCAAGATGGGCAGATCAGTGATGCATTTGGTTCATCAAGTGAAAGTGCTCAAGTAGACAGCATTTACAAACAGGATGCTGCAGAGGTTCTTCTCGGGTTCGAGGATGATGGCTTGGCAACTTCTTTCAGGAACAATATGCTGAAATTGCCTTCTAGATCAGATGCATGCTCAATTAGCCTCTCACAACTTCAAGAGGTGATGAAGGGGCATGAGAATGATCAATTCAGATTTGTGTTTTGTTCAAGAGAATCTCTATTTGAGATGTTGACAAGTTCTCTGGGTTTGAATGGTTCAGAATTCTTtagttttgttgaaaaactcaAACAAGAGCTGTATCTTTCGAGTTTTGCAAGAGATGCAAGTCAAATGCAACTTTTTGAGCAGTTGGAACTTGAAATGCAACTTCATAATCAATTTGAGAAGCTGGTTGATGAATTATCTGTATCCAGTACTACAATTCATGAAGTTCAAGGACAGAATGCAATCCTTTCTGAAGAGCTGAAACAGTGTAGATCTGAATGTCATGAGTTTAGTTCTGAAAGGGAGAAACTCAGTCAACAATTGCATGCTTCAAAGGCTGAAGTTGAGGAATTTTCAGCCCGAGTTGATAACTTGCAGAATAGGTTGGAAATTTCAGGAGGCAATATGTCAAGCCTGGCATCAGAGGTAGCTGATGGCAGGAATTTAGTGGCATCTTTGCAAgtccaaaatgaaaatttaaatgggatgcTTAGTTTGGTGATGGAGGAGAAAATGAAAGTTGTTGAAGATAAGGAGAATTTCTTACAAGAGAATAACAAGATGGCAGCAGAGTTGGCCCAGAGCAAAGCTTCATTGGCATCACTGCAATTGGCAAATGTCAACTTAAGTGAGTGTCTTGCATCAATAAAAGAGGAGACGAGAAAGTTTGATGAGGAAAAGGAGTTTCTTGCCTGTGAAAATGGTAAATTGCTCTCAGACTTGTCAGATTCCAATGCCTTGGTTCAGTCTCTGCAAGCAGAAAATGCAAGTTTGAGTGGCCTCCTTGCTGCTTTAGAGGATGAGAAAAGAAAGCTACATGTGGCACAAGAATATTTGGTCCAGGAGAATGAGAAGCTAGCATTGAATATTGTTGACAGCAGGATTCTAGTAGATGGCCTTCAGATGGAGTTGTCAGACATAACTGGAAGTCTTGCATCATTGATTGAGGAGAGGAACAAGCTTGAGGAAGAGAAGCAACATCTTTCAAGCAAGAATGAGAGTGGATCGCGTGAGCTGCTGGAGTCTAAGAGTGTATTAGCAGGCTTGCAGATAGAATTCAGCAAGGCCATAAGAGACCTAGAAGAAGCGAACTTGCATGTTGAAAAACTCAGCCAGGAAAATGTACTTTTGAGAACAAATATTGAGCTGCATATTGCTGAGATGTCTAGTCCTGAGGATACTGCTTATAAAGTAAAAGATACTGGTGGACAGATCATAGCTAGTGATGATATTTCATCTCAAATTCCAAGGACTGAAGAAAGTCAAACTGCAATCTCAGAGTTCAGAAGGACCTCATCTGAAAGTGCTCCTGATGGATCACTTCCTAGACAGATTGTTATGGGTGATCCTGATGTGTCATCGGGGTCAGCATTTTGGAAAATGCACCTGGAGGCAAATGAAGTACTGCAAAAACTTGAGAATGCAATTGAAGGCATGCACTCAATTTTGGCTTCCTTAAGTAGTTCAAGCGGTAAATATGTTCAGTCAGGAGTATCAAAACTTATTCAAGCTTTTGAAACAAAAACTCATGCTGATGACCATGAAGTAGATGAAGTGCCATCATCTGAAAGTGCAGAAACTAGGCATCTATTCATGCAAGCTAAACAACAAACAAAAAGCCTGCAAGTTGTTCTTAAGCAGATGCTTCTGCTAGCTGAAAGTGCCAGTAAATCTTTTGAAGGCGAGAGAAAGAGTAGAATATCTGCTGAGTTTTTGAACACACAGCTTGTGGCTTCCTGTGAGTCCTTGAAGAGTCATTGTATCCATTTCGAAGCAGAAAACATTGAGCTTGTGGTTCTATGTGAAGCTCTAAAGCAGCATATCTGCAACTCTCAAACTAGTATTTCAGATAATATTCAGCTTAAAGACAAGATGGGAATCTTGGAAGCCAAAATTAGTGAATTCCAGAGCAATTTGGATGAGATATGCGAAAGTTCGGATCAAAtggtttcttctttctttaatCAAGTTGAAATGCTTCAGAAGGAAGTTGGTGATAGGGGATTGCTAGTTGACAAGGAATGGAACTCTTTTGTTGATCAGATAGTTATGGAAGTCAGGAAGCTTGATATGTCAGTTGAGACCTTATGTTCCATTACTTTGTCAAATGACTGCCAAAAAAATCTTGATGTAGGTAGTCGGATTGCTGCTTCGGTTAATGCTGCCATTAAAGCAATTGAAGGTCTGCTTGAACAGCTCAAGTGCACTGAGAGAGACCATCAAGCTATTTTGAGTGCTTACTCCGAATTGAATTTGAAGTTCAACAATCTGCAAGAAAAAAATGAACTGTTTATCAATGTTTTGGACAAGAACTACCGAAAGCTCAGGAGGGTTGTTGAATCATGTGGTCATGTGGAAGGAACAACAACGGGCGTAAATAATGAGAACCTGCTAGATCCTGGTCTTTTCAATGACCTTTTGGAAAAGATGCTTGATGaaaaattgcaacttaaatCTGCTAATGACAAGCTCAATTCACATCTGGTGGATCAAGTAAGAGAAATTGATGAACTGAAAAGAAGATCTTTCCATCTAGATGCTATTCTAGAATTGTTTCAGAATGTTAAAGAAGAATTTTTGTTGGGTAGCTTCAATGTGAATATTGCTGATCCTGTGCCAGGCCTAGAGTCTTTTGTCTACATTCTCATTCAGAAATATAAGGAAGCTAAGGAGCAGGTAAGCCTGGCCCAGGAAAAGCCTGATTTGAATGAGCTGCAGTTTGGTTATTTTCAGGAAGAGCTGGATCACTTGACTTTCATACTTGTTCAATATGAAAATGAAAACCTTGTTTTGAAAGAAAGTTGGAAGACTGTCAACGAGGATATTCCTGCTTTTCAAGCAGAACTACAGGAGAGAATTGCTGAACTAGAACAGTCAGAGCATCGGGTTTCATCTCTTAGGGAGAAGCTCAGCATAGCTGTTACAAAGGGGAAGGGTTTGATTGTGCAGCGTGACAATCTCAAGCAATCCCTTGCAGAGACATCTAATCAATTGGAAAAATGCTTACAGGATTTGCAGTTAAAAGATGTTGTGATTCACGAGCTTGAAACAAAACTTCAGAATTATTCTGAGGCTGGTGAGCGCATGGAAGCCCTAAAATCTGAGCTCGCATACATCCGTAATTCTGCTACTGCATTGCGAGAATCATTTCTTCTTAAGGATTCTATTCTTCAGAGAATTGAAGAGATTTTAGAAGATCTTGAACTGCCTGAACACTTTCACTCCAGAGATATCATTGAAAAGGTTGATTGGTTAGCCAAGTCAATCACTGCAAACTCGCCTCCTCCTACTGATTGGGATCAGAAAAGCCCTGTTGGAGGAGAGTGCTATTCTGAGAGTGGATTTGCAAGTGTTGATGGCTGGAAAGAAGAGACAcaacaaaatcaagatttggctgATGACTTCAGAAGAAGATATGAAGAGCTCCAAGGTAAGTTTTATGGGCTGGCAGAGCATAATGAGATGCTTGAACAATCTTTAATAGAAAGGAACAACCTTGTGCAGCGGTGGGAGGATATTCTTGGAAAGATTGAAATGCCTCTGCAGTTGCAGTCACTGGAGCCAGAGGATAGGATTCAATGGCTGGGAGGTGCTCTTTTGGATACTCAGAACCATTGTAAATCTCTCCAGCAGAGGATTGACTACTTGGATGCACTTAATGGATCATTAACTGGTGATCTGGAAGAGTCCCAGAGTAGGATTTCTGAACTTGAATCAGCTTACCATTCTATTATTGTGGAGAAAGAGTGTCTTCTGAAGAATTTGGAAACTGTTACTGATGATTATCATGAAAGCTCAGAGAAGGCATCACAGTTGGAAATTGAAAATGAGAAGCTGCTGAAGCAAGTGACTTGTTTGCAAGAGAAATTGGATCAGAAGCTTGTAGATGAGGAGCATTTAAATCATGTTGAAGCTGAGCTGAGAAGATTGCAGGATTTGATTCATAATGTTCTTCAGGATTCTGTCACAGATGATTTAGAATTTGGTTCCAACAATATGGAATATCTGGAACATTTGCTGAGAAAACTTATTGACAAATATTCAACGCTTTTGGTTGGTAATCTGGTTGCTGATGGGCATGTCAATGAAAAGGCTAGTGTTTCTGATCATGAAGAGCAAACTAGAGATTCTGGAGTAACTGAGGATGTAGCAGCCCTCAGCAAAAGGCTGGAGGATACGCTGGCTGAAGTGGTACATTTGAAGGAGGAGAGAGACAGTTACTTGGAGAAGAATCAGAATTTGGTTACTGAAGTTGAAGAATTGGATGCAAAAAGGAAAGAACTGCAGGAGCTTCTTAATCATGAAGAACAGAAGTCAGCTTCTTTAAGAGAGAAATTAAACATTGCCGTCAAAAAGGGAAAGTCTTTGGTTCAACAGAGAGACAATCTGAAACAAATAATTGATGAAGTAAATGCTGAGGTTGACCGACTTAAATATGAGGTCAGTCAGCGTGAAAATTCTATTGCTGAATATGAGCAGAGAATCATGAACTTGTCCATGAGCCATGAAAGGATAAAAAATGTTGAAGCAGAGTGTGCGTCCCTGAGGGACCGTTTATCAGACAGTGAACACTGCCTGCATGAGAAAGAATATATGTTGAGCCTGATATTGGAAAGTTTGATGGTTATTGATGTTGGTTTTGACTCTGGAAATCCTGTTCAAAAGCTTGAAGCAATTGGGAAAAAATACCTTGATTTAAATGCTGCTTTGGATTCTTCTATGCAAGAATCGCGGAAATCTAAAAGAGCAGCTGAGCTACTGCTTGCAGAGTTAAATGAGgttcaagaaagaaatgatgCCCTTCAAGAAGATCTTGTGAAGGTTGCTAGGGAGCTATCAGAAGTTTCTCGAGAGAAGGAGTTCTCTGAAGCTGCAAAATTTGAAGCTCTTGCACATGTTGAGAAGTTGTCTGCTGTTCAATCTGAAGAAAAGGGCCACCTCTTGGCCGAAGTCTCAATCTTAAGGTCTAGTGTGGATCAAATGCAGGAGGAGATTTCTACTGTTAATAGTTCACTTGCTGAAGTTCTCTCCAAGGATTTGGAGATTCTGCAAAATCTGGAGGTGAGCATTAAGTCATGCCTAGAATCACCTAGTGCTCCTAGCACAGATGCAAGGTCAGCTATTGATGCTTTTGCTGGGATAGCTGTTGGTGATTCTGGCAGCATAACCTTCCCTAAATCTCAAAACAAG GTTCCTACAACAGAAATTGGTTTTATTAAAGAACTATTGCAGAGACACCACAACTCAATACAGGAACAAGCCAGCCATATATTTGAAATAGTTAAGGGTTTATACACTGTGGTTTCCTCTCTAAAAGAGTCCTCTGAATATGGTGAGAGAAATCTTCACCAGATAAAATCCATTTTGAAGGACAAAGATTCGGAGTTGTTTGTTGCACATAGGAATATTTCATTGCTTTATGAAGCGTGCACTCTTTCAATTGTGGAGATTGAGAACAGGAAATCTCAGCAGGATGGGATTGATTTCTCTTCCAAGGTTCCATGGGTTGACTTGAATTCTCAAACTTCTGTTGGAGGAAATACTTCTACTGAAGAGAATATTCTGTCTTCCGAGGAAGTTATTATGTCAGTGAGAGAGAAATTGTTGTCTGTTGTAAAGGATCTCATCAGTAGGCAAAATGAGATTTTAGAAGATAGACAAATGGAATGGAAGACTATTGTAAGTAACTTGCAGAAAGAACTTCATGAGAAGGATATCCAGAGAGAGAGAATAAGTACTGAGCTTGTTAGTCAGATCAAGGATGCTGAAGTCATAGCAAAGAATTACTTGCAAGATCTTCGATCTGCAACAACTAGGGCAGATGATCTGCAGATTCAGGTAAATGGCATGGACGAGGAGCATAGGATGTTGAAGAAAAGAGTCAAAGAATTAGAATATCAGGAAACTGTCTCTGCAGACTTGCAGCAGAGAGTTGCCTCACTGACAGATGCCCTGGCTGCGAAAGATCAAG AAATTGAGGCACTCATGCAAGCACTTGATGAGGAGGAGTCTCAGATGGAAGGCCTTTCTAACAAAATTCTGGAGCTAGAAAGTGATTTGCAGAAAAAGAATCTAGACTTGGAGAACCTTGAAGCTTCTCGAGGAAGGGTTTTGAAGAAGCTTTCTGTCACTGTCAGCAAGTTTGATGAGCTTCATCATCTATCAGAAAACCTTCTCTCTGAGGTTGAGAAGCTtcagttgcaattacaagaacGGGATGGAGAGATATCTTTCTTAAGGCAAGAAGTTACTAGGTGCACCAATGAAGCACTTACAGCAACCCAGATGAGCAACAAAAGGAACCCTGATGAAGTCCTTGAACTCTTGACATGGCTAGACATGACAGTTTCTCGAGTTCAGGCGCGGGATATGCCTTCTAGTGATGCTGAGACTAACCAAGTTCGTGAACACAAAGAGCTACTGCAAAAGCAAATTGAATCCATTGTATCAGAGTTGGAGGAACTTCGGACAGTGGCGCAAAATAGAGAATTGTTGTTGAAAGGAGAGAGGAGTAGAGTAGAAGAATTGATCCGGAAAGTAGAGTTTCTTGAAAATGCACTGCTTGAGAAAGATTCTCAATTAACCATGCTTAGACATGTAGGCGATTCAGGACAGGCAACAAGTCCAAAATCTGAAATTGTGGAAGTTGAATCATTG ATTAACAAAAGGGCTGGAAGCGCTGCCCCTCAAGTTCGAGGTGGACGCAAAACCAATAGTGATCAAGTTGCTATTGCTATAGATATGGATCCTGTTAGTGGGAtagaggatgatgatgatgacaaaG CTCATGGATTCAAGTCGCTAACCACATCAAGAATTGTGCCTCGATTTACGAGACCAGTATCTGATATGATTGACGGCTTATG GATGTCATGTGATCGGACACTAATGCGACAACCTACTTTGCGCCTTGGTGTTATTATCTATTGGGCTATACTACACGCTCTTCTTGCCACATATGTTGTTTAA